Genomic window (Akkermansiaceae bacterium):
CAAAGAACTCCTGATCAAGGTGCTGGCGCTGCGCCAACAAAAAGAGTTAATCAAAAAACAGGAAACCGTTGCCAAACAACTCGCCGACTACATTGGCGAAGCGGCCAAAAAAGGAGAAGGCTCGGTTCTTGATGCGGGCCAGGCCAGGCTTGAAGCCGCGCAGTTTGCCAACCAGCTACGCCAGCTCAATGCCCAGTCGGCCAGTCTCAGTGGCCAGCTCAAACCCCTGCTTGGCATGTCGACCACAGATCCGCTCGTCGTCAGCGGCGACCTGCCTGAAATCCCCCCGCCTGCGCGCTCGGTCAATCCTGACCAACGGCCTGATTTACAAGCGGCCAAACTCAATGCCAAGGCTGCCGCCGAAGCTGCGGCACTGGAAAGAGCCAGGTCACGCGACGATATCGAGCTGTCCGTTTCTGCCGGGATGGAACGCTCGGAGGATGCGCCCGACGGGTATGACACCGAGGCCACTGTCGGGGTAGGTATCCGTATCCCGCTGCCACTTTGGAATAAAAATGAAGGTGCCATCCAGGAAGCTGATGCGCGTAGGGCACGGAAGACAAAGGAAGTCACCGCCCTCGCCCACAACATCCGTCACGAGGCCTCCACGGCCCATGCCGAGATGACCGAGTGGATCCAACTCGCACGCGAGATCTCAGAGAACCTGCTACCCCTTGCCCACAAGCAGGCTGATCTGGCGGTCAAAGCCTACCGCGAAGGCCAGGGCGACCTCCAGGCCACCCTGCGCACCCGCGAGCAACTCCTCAAGCTGGCATCCGCCAGACTGGATGCGTTGCGCGATTTCCATCTCGCCAAGACCCGCTACGAGGCCGCGCTCGCCAAGTAGTTTCACTTCCTTACCAGCACTCAATATTCATGAACAAATCAACCACCATTCCCTCTGCCCTGGTTCTTATCGGCAGTTGCATCACACTCATCTTTGCCGCCGAGGAAAGCCGGCCTGGATCAGATGGATTCATCTCCCTCCAGCCCGAGGGGATCAAAAACCTCGGCATCCAGTATGCCGTGGTCGAAAAAAAAGACTTCGAGACCACGGTATTTGCCATCGGGCACATCCGCGAAGTCCCCAAAAACCATTCCGTACTCAGTAGCCGGATCTCCGGACGCATCATCGCCGTCAACGCCTTTGAGGGCGATATGGTCAAAAAAGGGGACGTGCTCGTCAAAGTAGAAAGCAGGCAGCCCGGCAGCCCCCCGCCCGTCATCGAACTCAAGGCTCCCCGCGACGGACTCGTTGTCACCAGCCACATCCAACTCGGCGAGCCCGTGGAACCCGATAAGGAATTGTTAGACATCATGGATCTCAGCGAGGTATGGGCCACTGCCCAGATCCCAGAGGATGCGGTCAGCAAGATCAAGCCCGGCACCAAGGCTCACCTGCGCATCCCGGCACTCGGCGGTGAGACGATCGATGGTGTCATGCTGCGCTTCGACCCCAAGGCCAACCAGGAAGGCGGCACCATCGGCGCCATCTTTAAAGTACCCAATCAAGACCTCCGGCTCCGCCCTGGTATGCGGACTGAATTTTCCATCGTCACTTCAAGCCGCCAGGGTGTCATGGCTGTTCCTCGCGAAGCTCTTCAAGGCGACGCCGCCAATCGGGTCGTTTATGTCAAACACATCGAAATCAAAAACGCCTTCACCCGCCTTCCGGTGCAGACGGGGGAAAAAAATGATCGTTACGTTGAGATCATCAGCGGCCTCTTCCCCGGTGATGAGGTCGTTACCACCGGTTCCTACGCGCTCAGCTTCTCCAGCGGCACCGGCCTGTCGCTCAAGGAGGCGCTCGATGCCGCCCATGGCCACGAGCACAACGAAGACGGCTCCAAAATGAGCGATGCCCAAATCAAAGCCAAACAAGAAGCCGCAGAAGGTGGTAAAACGAAAAAAACCAACCCCTACACCCTGTTCTTTGCGGCGACCACCGGGGTGCTCCTACTCCTGCTGATCGTCAGCAGTGTCAGACACTCCCGCCTGAACAAGCATGTAACCACTTCTCACTAGCACACGACCATGCTCAATTCACTCATCCGCTTTTCCCTCGCTCAGAGAGGGCTGATTCTGACGATTGCCACGGTATTGCTGGCCATGGGTTACTACCGCAGTACCCAGCTCCCCGTTGAGGTCTTACCCGATCTCACCAAGCCCACCGTCACCATCCTAACAGAATCACCCGGACTTGCGCCAGAGGAGGTGGAAACACTGGTGACCGTCCCGCTGGAGAATACACTCATGGGTGTCACTGGCGTCACCCGACTCCGCGCTACCAATGATATCGGACTTTCGCTCATCTTCGTCGAGTTCGACTGGGGAACGGACATTTACCAGGCACGTCAATTCGTTCAGGAACGCCTGTTAGGGGTCACCGACGACCTCCCCAGGGGAGTCGTTCCCTACATGACACCGGTTGCCTCCCTGATGGGCAATATCATGCTCCTGGGCGTTACAGATCCCTCCGGACAAATGGAGCCACGCGACCTCCGCTCGCTGGCCGACTGGACCATTTCCCGTCGAATCCAAGGCATCCGGGGTATTGCCGAAGTGCTGTCGATGGGTGGTGGCATCAAACAACTCCAGATCCAGCCCGATCCAGAACGCATGCTTTCCCATGGTGTTAGTTTTGACGAACTCCGTGAAGCCTCCTCCAAAGTGGTCAGCAATACCACAGGCGGCTTCCTCACGGAGAGTGCCCAGGAGATCATGGTTCGAAACCTGGCCATGACCACCGATCTTAACGCGATCGGCAATACCGAAGTCCGCCGTGTGCACGATCGCTCGATCCGGATCAAGGACGTTGCCGATGTCGTATGGGACACCGAGGCGATGCGTGGTGACGCCTCAGCCAATGGCCAGCGTGGTGTTGTCATCAGCATCACCAAGTCACCCGGCTTTGATACGCTCGCGCTCACCAAGGAGGTGGAGGCGGCACTGGCCGACATCCAGAAAAACCTGCCGGAGGGTGTGGTGCTTACCCCGATGTACAAGCAATCCGAGTTTATCAACCTCTCCTTCCATAACCTTGTGGAGGCACTCTGGTTGGGTGGTGTGATGGTCTGTGTGATCCTGTTCCTTTTCCTGATGAACTTCAGGGTGACCCTGATCACCCTCACCTCCATCCCCCTGTCATTAGGTATCGCGGTGTTGGTCTTCGATTTGTTTGGCCTGAGTGTCAACTCCATGACCCTGGGCGGTCTCGCTGTCGCCATTGGCATGGTGGTTGATGATGCCATTGTGGATGTGGAAAACGTCTTCCGTCGGCTCAAGGAAAACGCCCTGCTTGCCGCCCCCCTGCCTCGCCTGGAGGTTATCGCCAAAGCATCATCCGAGGTCCGCAGCTCGATCCTTTATGCGACGATCCTGATCATCCTAGTCTTCGTCCCCCTGCTTGCCCTCAGCGGCGTGGAGGGCCGCCTATTTACCCCCATCGCCATTGCCACCATCGTCAGTATGGCCGCATCTTTCGTGGTCTCGCTCACAGTCATCCCCGTGCTTGCCTCCTTCCTGCTCCATCCCGGCAAACACAAGAAACCGAAGGACAGCCCACTGGTCACAGGCATGAAATGGGTGCTTAAAAACACCTGGCTCCGCCTCGCCCTGAGCCACCCCTTCGCCGTCCTTGCCATCGCCGCCATGCTGCTCCTTGGAGCCGCCACCTTGTATCCCGGTATGGGAAACAACTTCCTGCCTCCGTTCCGCGAACCCACAACGGTGATCGCCACCACCACCGCCCCCGGTACTTCACTGAAACAAACCACCGAACTGGCCGACACGGCGAGTAAGATGCTCATGGAAATCGAGGGCGTCAAAACCGTTGGCTACCGTGCAGGCCGTGCCGAACGGGGCGACCATGTCGTGCCGGTCTCCACAGTCGAGTTTGAAGTCAATTTCGACCCCGACACCACACGCGCCCGTGGCGAAATCATTGAAGAAATCCGCACGGTGATGAGTCCGGTCAACCTACCCGGCACCTTCTCTGCCATCAGCAGTCCACTGGCCGACCGCATTGGCCACATGCTCAGTGGGGTGTCCGCCAAGATTGCGATTAAAATCAAGGGTGACAATCTCAACGAACTGCGTCGTATCGGCACGGAAATCCAAACCCTCGCCCGGGAAATAAAAGGCCTTGAGCAGGCACGGGTCGAGCAGCAGGCGCCGATCCCCCAGCTCAGGATCGAGGTCGACCGTGAACGGGCACGGGCCTACGGCATCACCCCGGGCGACCTCAATGCCCGGCTCGCCACACTGCTCGGGGGTGAAGCCGTCACCGAGCTCTACGAGAACCAGCGCATCTACGATGTCGTTGTCAGACTGCCCATCGAATGGCGTGAATCGCCGGAACGCCTTGCCAATATGTATATCGACACCTCGAGCGGTCAGCGTGTGCCCTTGAAGAACCTTGCCGACATTCGCCAGGCGAAAGGGCCTAACACGATCATGCGCGAAAACACCCAGCGCCGGTTTGTGGTCAGTATCAACCCGACCACTGACAACCTCGTCTCACACGTGGAAGAGCTGCAGAAACAGATCGACGCAAAAATAGAGCTCCCTACTGGCTATAGCATTGATATTGAAGGCGAGTATCTGGCCCAACAAGATGCCTCGAAACGGATTGCCCTGATGTCGGTGATCGTGTTAGTCATCGTGGCTTTCCTGCTCTACAGCTACTTTGGAACACCCGTGTTTACCCTCCAGGTTCTGGCGGACATCCCCATCGCCCTGATCGGCGGCATTATCCTGACCTACCTGACCTTGCAGAACATCAGTATCGCCACACTGGTCGGATTTATCGCCGTGGCCGGAATCGCAGCACGTAACAGCATCATGATGATCTCCCACTACCTCCACCTCATGCGCCATGAAGGTGAGGGTTTTACCCGGGAAATGATCGAGCGCGGCACCTTGGAACGACTCGTCCCGGTCCTGATGACCGCGCTCTCCGCCGGCATCGCCCTGCTGCCACTGGTCGCCAACCTCGGGTTTATCCCGGGTCTGCCCGACTCGAATCCTGCGGAAGCGCCTGGAAAGGAAATCCTCAACCCGGTCGCCATCGTCATCGTTGGGGGGCTCGTGACATCCACCCTGCTGGGACTTGGGGTGACTCCCGCTGTGTTCTGGCTCTTCGGACGCAGGGCGGCCCTTCAAGCGGTCGAGAGAAGCGCCCCGGCATCGCAGTAACCCTGAAGTTTTAAGCTTTAATTTCCAAACTCCAAACCACAAACTCCATAGACCAAACAACACCATGAAACCAACAAAAACAATCGTCGCCACAATCACCGCACTCACCTTCGCTCTCGTCGGATGTGAAGATAAAAAAACAGCCGTCCCCCACGACCATGATGGTGACGGCAAGCCCGACCATGGCCCCGGCGCCCACCCCAAAGCGGTGCCTCACGATCATGATGGCGATGGCAAACCTGACCACGATGTCCATCCCGGTGAAAGTGACGATCACGCCGGCCACGACCACGCCAAAAAAGAGGCAGGCCCCAATGGTGGCAGGATCATCACCACCGTCGAACCCCACGCCGAGTTTTTTGTCACCGCCGATCACAAGATCCGTATCACGTTTCTCAGTGCCGACAACAAAGCCGTGGCTGTCGGCGCACAAACCGTCGATGTCGTCTGCGGCGACCGGAGCAACCCCACCATGCTTGCATTCACCAAGGCAGCCGATGGCAACTCGTTGATCTCCAGCGGAGTCCTTCCCGAGGGTAACAATTTCCCCACCATCGTCACCATCAAAACCACCGCTGAGGCGGCACCTGTGCGGGATAAGTTCACCCTCAATCTGAGCGACTGCCCGACGTGTGAGTATAAGGAATACGCCTGCACCTGTGAGCACGGCCACTAACAAAAACTTGATCCATCCACATCCCCTCGTGGCCACACGGGGGGATTTTTTTATTTTACGGCCAGTAGATGACGCAGACAAGACCCCTTCCGCAGACAGGGAAATGTCGATCAAATTGACCGCGAAAAGGAGCGAAATGCGCGAAATTTTCATATGCATGCAGGCCCAGAAAGACAGTGCGATCAGCGGTATCATTTGAAACCAACCGGGAAGTCTTTCCCTCATGTACGAACCCTGACGAATAGCCCCTATTTCCTTGCCAAACACGCCAAACATGTTAGCAAAGACCATCGTGTATTCCCGCGCATCCATCCGCCGAGCCATCCTCCTGCTCGTCATGTTTCTATGCGCCACCACCCGTGGCGGTGGTTTCCAACCACCACGCCCAACCACCACCAACGCCTACGCTCCCCCCCACCAATCCACCACCACCGTAGTTGCATACGCTTACGCCACCAATACCCTCACCTCGCGTCAAGGCACCACCCAAAACCAAATACCCAGAACTAAAAACCTCACGCCCTACGACTACGATACCACCGTCGCCCCCCACCAGCGTAACACCCCCACAATCCCGCAACCTACCGCCCCGTGGGCGGTAGCGGCTCTTGTAACACCACTAACGCGGCGTCGCCGCACAAGCAATCCCGCCCCAAACAACACCCACGACGACATCACACGCCTCCGCCCGCGGAACAGTCCTCACCCCCACTACAACTACGCCGCCTCCAGAACCCAAACCGTAGCGGCAACCTCCGGTCGCCCCGCCAAGCCCCTTGATCTAGAAACCGGCCTCTACTACTACGGCTACAGATACTATGATCCGGTGACAGGCAGATGGCCATCCAGAGACCCCATTCAAGAGCAAGGAGGAAGTAATCTTTACGCATTCGTCAATAATGATGGAGTTAATGATATTGATGTTTTAGGAAAATTTACGGGAGATATATTTATACGCAATCAGCGCATGACAATTGATGCTGATGGAGCTCCTACTGCTTATCATCCGGCTGGAACAGGTATTGATTTTCTGAAAAACGGGGGATTTCCCAGCAATACCGTAGAAGCAACTGCGACATATAGACGATGCCCTTATGGAGTTGTTTGCAGAAGGTTAGGTAATGGACGTTATCAACCATATATTCAAGGGCAGAATGGAGCTAGAGGTCCATCACATGGCTACTTCATTTCAGGTACAGCTTGGTCTCAAGGGCCTGCAAATGACCAAAATAGTTACGTGAACAGTAGTGTAATACCTTATGTTGTAGTGAGGACTCGCAGACATCTTGGCAAATTGGTGTCGGTTGTTGAAATGGATGGGTTTTTCCCCATTGTAAACCATGGTGTTGCAGCGGATATAAATGGAAGAACCCAAGGAGAGGCTTCGATAGCCATGGCTCAACTATTTGGTTTGTCAGGAAGTCCAAAAAATGGGGGAACCAATAAGCGTAAGTTTTGCTACATCATCTATGATGAGAAAACAGCCTTCCCTGGTTCCGGTGCATCAAGTAGTGCTGAAACATTGTATGACTTGCTGCCTAAAGATGAAAGAGGCTTCCCATGCGGATGTCTTGGGGAGTGAATGATATGAATTGCTGTTTAAACAAGTTGATACCCTTATCAGGGCGGGTCAGTCGTCTCGTTTTTGCAGTTGCAGTGCTTGCCTGCAGCCCCAATGTTTTTTCTCAAAATTCCAAGGGGCGCGTGGAATTCAATGTTCCTAGTGATACCGTTTTAGTTAAAAAGTCTGACAAGCCCTCTCTGTATGTATTCAACAACCTCCTCAAAGAAAGTTTGGAATTTCGCAAATTTCTTGCTGTGAATAAAGAAAAGGTTGTTCAAGGATCAAGAGTAGATCCTGAAATCAGATTGTCTACACTACTACTCATGAGACAAGATTATACAACAGGAGGACTTCCTGCTATTGGAGGATCGGTTCGCCAACAGTTCGAACTATATGCAGACTATGTTTCATTCACTGGACAGGCACACCATGCAAATTTTTTATCAAAGGGTTTTTTCGTGGTTTACGAACGTGAGAAACTTGTTCACGCAAATTCTTCTATAAAAAGAAATCGAGACAAAATTTCCATTGTTGGATTTTCCGAAAAACTTAGTGATTTGGTTTATTCAAACGAAGAATTTATTGAACGAGCTTCCAAGAAGCTCGAAACTTATCTGTCCACACTCCCCAAAGAATGAAAGAGAGGTTCCAGAGAGATAACATGGGGATAGGAAAGATAACAGAGAGGGGTCAGTCCGTGGATTGTGGATTGAAGGATTGTTAGATATGTATGTTAGTCTCCCAAATATCAACCTTTCAAATGCTAGCCGCTGACGCGGGAGGCTGTTCAACTGCCGCCGAGCCCGGCATCCACCGACGGCCTGATCACGCGTCGTGCTTGGCTGACATCGCACAACGGGCGTAATGAGGGGTGGTGCCTGAAGCTGTGGCTGCCTTCCCCAAAGGGGCCCCTTCCACAGCGGCACCGGACGCAGCTCCGGCAGATCGCTCCCCCCCTCCGCCGAGGCTTCGGGGGGCACGCTCACCGCCTGCGCCCCGTCCTCCACCTCTCATTACGCGCAGTTGTGCGAAGTAAGCCGCACGCCCCGCGCCAGTCCGGAATCAGGCTCCTAACGTCGCGTCCAACAGAATGAGGCTCCGCGCCGCGCATCACACCTGCCGGAGCGGCAGGAGAGATGCACACACCCCCCGGCTCCGGCTGCACCGCAGGGGCGGTTTCGCCTCCGCCCCAACCACGCTCCGCACCCCGCTCCGCCGTCGTGCTCGTCCCTCACACCACGGCTCCGCCCCGCCACCTGCAGCAACCATTCCAGAGCGCGCATCGGCAACCAGCAAGGGCGAAAGGAGTCGAATGGCTCGCGCCGCCGCCGCGTGTCGCCGCATCAAGTGGAACCTTTTCTACTCCAGACCACTATTCCACTTGACCCGCCGCCCCACGGCGGCAATGGGCACGTATCGTTTCGTTTTCGAGAAAACAAAACGTAGTTTTGCAGAGAGGGGTCAGTCCGTGGATTGTGGATTGGGGGATTGTTAGATATGTATGTTAGCCTCCCAAATATCAACCTTTTCAACTCTAGTCGCAATCGCGAAAGCTGTCTAACTGCCGCCGAGCCCGGCACCCCGCCGACGGACTGGCACGCGTCGTGCTGTGGCTGACATCGCACAACGGGCGTAATGAGGGGTGGTGCGCACGGGCGAGCTTTGCGAGTGCAAGTCTCTCCCTGATTGTGGCTGCCTTCCCCGAAGGGGTCCCTTCCACAGCGGCACCGGACGCAGCTCCGGCAGATTGGTTCCTTCGTCACGGGCCAATAAGGGTCCAGGAAGAGATTTGTTGCATTCATTCAATCCCCTCTCATTTCAAACCGTCAAATACACGGCATGCAACAAATCCCATCCTGGACCGCCTTCCCCCTTTTTTCTGTTTTCATGACTACACCAGTATCTTTCCTCACAACATAGAGTGCACCAACGTCACAGACAAACATCACTGCTCCACCGCGATCAGTTCCACCTCAAAAATCAGTGTTGAGTCAGGGGGTATCTTATCCCCAGCTGCCCGATTACCATAAGCAAGTCCGGGGGGAATGGTAAATCGATAGATGGCTCCCACTGACATCAATTGCAGACCCTCGGTCCAGCCTGGGATCACCTGGTTGAGTGGAAACGAAATAGGCTGGTCACCTGGGGAGCTATCAAACTCCGTACCGTCTATCAGAAATCCTCGATAGACCACCTTGACCTTATCCGTCGGCCCCGGCGAGGCCCCGTTCCCCTTTTTCAACACCTGATAGATCAAGCCGCTATCGGTACGGATTTTTTGTGGAGGCGCGATGGCCTCACGCGCTTTGCGCTTTGCGGGTCGGGCTGCCGCGTCATCATCCCCCACTGAAACCCCGGCACTCGATGCCGAACCCGTATCAGCAGCACGACTCAGCTCGTTCCCCCTCATCCGCTTGACATCCATGATGAAAATGGCGGCGAAAATGGCCACCACGATGGGCACGATAATGAGATAAGGTTTGCGGGTCATAGGAGCAACAGCATCGCCAACCATGGCACACCTGCAAACATTAAGTTCCCTCACCAGGCCGACACCTGCCACTCCTCGGTCAGGTCAGTGGGAATGGCATCGAGGAAACGGGAGGGTTTGGTCATGTATTCACCGGTGTAACTCTTGGGGTTGGTCATCGGATAAGTCAGATAGAGCTGGTCCTTGGCACGGGTGACAGCCACGTAAAACAGCCTGCGTTCCTCCTCGAACATTTCCATGTCTCCGGAATCGATCACACGCCTGTTAGGAAACATGCCGTCGGCAAGCCAAACCACGAACACCACCTTCCACTCCAGCCCCTTTGCCTGGTGGATGGATGAGAGCATGATGCTGTCGTCTTTTCTCCCGTCCTTTCCACCCCGGCCCGGTTTGCCGTCAGGCTCGCCATCGACCGATGACATCAACGACAGCTGGGCGAGAAACTCGAGGACGTCCTCGTAGTTCTCACCATATTGCATGAGCTGCTCGATGTCCTGCTTCCGGTGTTCGTAGTTATCGAATGTGCCGCGCATGTAGTCCTCGTAGACACCCTCGAGGATGCTGAAAATCATGTTCGACGGTCGCTCGAACTCACCGCCCGGTGCAAGTTCATCGAGGGTGTGGCAGAGCTGCTCCCAGGTGTCCTTCGCTTTTGCCGGCACGCGGAAAGTGAGCAAGGTTTCGGAA
Coding sequences:
- a CDS encoding TolC family protein, which translates into the protein MKFLTQDHAARWSHARSLLLTFLTASCLAAPAHSAEALVVSLHSIPDRIKKQNPELAAARYRIAEAVGRLNQSGLHSNPELGVDISHNPSFRERALNVSIAQKFPVTNRLQLEKAVSLTSLRAAQAEVRDVERRLVAESKELLIKVLALRQQKELIKKQETVAKQLADYIGEAAKKGEGSVLDAGQARLEAAQFANQLRQLNAQSASLSGQLKPLLGMSTTDPLVVSGDLPEIPPPARSVNPDQRPDLQAAKLNAKAAAEAAALERARSRDDIELSVSAGMERSEDAPDGYDTEATVGVGIRIPLPLWNKNEGAIQEADARRARKTKEVTALAHNIRHEASTAHAEMTEWIQLAREISENLLPLAHKQADLAVKAYREGQGDLQATLRTREQLLKLASARLDALRDFHLAKTRYEAALAK
- a CDS encoding efflux RND transporter periplasmic adaptor subunit; this encodes MNKSTTIPSALVLIGSCITLIFAAEESRPGSDGFISLQPEGIKNLGIQYAVVEKKDFETTVFAIGHIREVPKNHSVLSSRISGRIIAVNAFEGDMVKKGDVLVKVESRQPGSPPPVIELKAPRDGLVVTSHIQLGEPVEPDKELLDIMDLSEVWATAQIPEDAVSKIKPGTKAHLRIPALGGETIDGVMLRFDPKANQEGGTIGAIFKVPNQDLRLRPGMRTEFSIVTSSRQGVMAVPREALQGDAANRVVYVKHIEIKNAFTRLPVQTGEKNDRYVEIISGLFPGDEVVTTGSYALSFSSGTGLSLKEALDAAHGHEHNEDGSKMSDAQIKAKQEAAEGGKTKKTNPYTLFFAATTGVLLLLLIVSSVRHSRLNKHVTTSH
- a CDS encoding efflux RND transporter permease subunit, translated to MLNSLIRFSLAQRGLILTIATVLLAMGYYRSTQLPVEVLPDLTKPTVTILTESPGLAPEEVETLVTVPLENTLMGVTGVTRLRATNDIGLSLIFVEFDWGTDIYQARQFVQERLLGVTDDLPRGVVPYMTPVASLMGNIMLLGVTDPSGQMEPRDLRSLADWTISRRIQGIRGIAEVLSMGGGIKQLQIQPDPERMLSHGVSFDELREASSKVVSNTTGGFLTESAQEIMVRNLAMTTDLNAIGNTEVRRVHDRSIRIKDVADVVWDTEAMRGDASANGQRGVVISITKSPGFDTLALTKEVEAALADIQKNLPEGVVLTPMYKQSEFINLSFHNLVEALWLGGVMVCVILFLFLMNFRVTLITLTSIPLSLGIAVLVFDLFGLSVNSMTLGGLAVAIGMVVDDAIVDVENVFRRLKENALLAAPLPRLEVIAKASSEVRSSILYATILIILVFVPLLALSGVEGRLFTPIAIATIVSMAASFVVSLTVIPVLASFLLHPGKHKKPKDSPLVTGMKWVLKNTWLRLALSHPFAVLAIAAMLLLGAATLYPGMGNNFLPPFREPTTVIATTTAPGTSLKQTTELADTASKMLMEIEGVKTVGYRAGRAERGDHVVPVSTVEFEVNFDPDTTRARGEIIEEIRTVMSPVNLPGTFSAISSPLADRIGHMLSGVSAKIAIKIKGDNLNELRRIGTEIQTLAREIKGLEQARVEQQAPIPQLRIEVDRERARAYGITPGDLNARLATLLGGEAVTELYENQRIYDVVVRLPIEWRESPERLANMYIDTSSGQRVPLKNLADIRQAKGPNTIMRENTQRRFVVSINPTTDNLVSHVEELQKQIDAKIELPTGYSIDIEGEYLAQQDASKRIALMSVIVLVIVAFLLYSYFGTPVFTLQVLADIPIALIGGIILTYLTLQNISIATLVGFIAVAGIAARNSIMMISHYLHLMRHEGEGFTREMIERGTLERLVPVLMTALSAGIALLPLVANLGFIPGLPDSNPAEAPGKEILNPVAIVIVGGLVTSTLLGLGVTPAVFWLFGRRAALQAVERSAPASQ
- a CDS encoding FKBP-type peptidyl-prolyl cis-trans isomerase, which gives rise to MVGDAVAPMTRKPYLIIVPIVVAIFAAIFIMDVKRMRGNELSRAADTGSASSAGVSVGDDDAAARPAKRKAREAIAPPQKIRTDSGLIYQVLKKGNGASPGPTDKVKVVYRGFLIDGTEFDSSPGDQPISFPLNQVIPGWTEGLQLMSVGAIYRFTIPPGLAYGNRAAGDKIPPDSTLIFEVELIAVEQ